The window GGCCGTGTCGCCACAGTCACCTGCAGGGCGGCCGCCATGGCCACGATGCCGGCCACGTTGTGGGTGCCGCTGCGACGGTCGCGCTCCTGGCCACCACCGTGGATGATCGGATCGAGCGCCACCCCCTTGCGCACGACCAGGGCGCCGACACCCTTGGGTCCTCCAAACTTGTGGGCGCTCACGGCGACGAGGTCGGCCTCGGCCGCCAGCGATGCGACGTCCAGCCAGGGGACGGCCTGCACGGCGTCGGTATGGACGAGGGCATCGGGGGCCCGCTCCCGCACCAGCGATACGACGTCCCCCAGCGGCTGCACGACGCCCACCTCGTTGTTGGCGAGCATGACCGAGACGACCGAGACCTCCGGGTCCAGGGCGTCCGCGAGCGCGTCAAGGTCGACCTGTCCGTCCGGACGGACGGCGACGATCCGTCCGCCGAGAGCCCGGCAGGTCTCGAGCACGGCGTGGTGCTCGACCGCGGTGCAGACGACGGCGCCGCCGCGGCGTCTCTGGACTCCGATGAGGGCCAGGTTGTCCGCCTCGGTGCCGCTGCCGGTGAACACGACCTCGCCGGGCTCCGAACCGAGGTCGGCGGCGATGCTCTCGCGGGCGTCGTCGATCGCCGTCCGCGCTGCGCGAGCCGTGGCGTGCACACCCGAAGGGTTGCCGAAGCGCTCGGTCAGGAACGGCAGCATGG of the Acidimicrobiales bacterium genome contains:
- a CDS encoding cysteine desulfurase family protein is translated as MAAYLDHAATTPMRPEAVAAMLPFLTERFGNPSGVHATARAARTAIDDARESIAADLGSEPGEVVFTGSGTEADNLALIGVQRRRGGAVVCTAVEHHAVLETCRALGGRIVAVRPDGQVDLDALADALDPEVSVVSVMLANNEVGVVQPLGDVVSLVRERAPDALVHTDAVQAVPWLDVASLAAEADLVAVSAHKFGGPKGVGALVVRKGVALDPIIHGGGQERDRRSGTHNVAGIVAMAAALQVTVATRPEVVPSVGRLRDRLADGLLAAVPGALETGPRQGKVAGNCHLRFPEVESEALLVLLDEAGVFASAGSACASGAMEPSHVLLAMGLHADEASTSVRLSLGAGSTQQDVDLALEVVPKAVADLRG